The genome window CCGTGGCGGGCATGGCGCCGTGGTGCAGGTGGATGGGGACGATGGTCCGGCCGAACAGGGCGAACGGATCGTGGATCACGTGGGGGTCCAGCAGCGGTGCATAGCCGGACACTTCCATCCCCTTGAAGATGTAAGAGAAGTTCCGCAGTACCGCGTCCATGGTTTCGCGGCTGCCGTAGCAGGGGATCACGCGCCGGTGGATGAAGTGGAATCCGCGCAGGTCGTCGATGCCGTTCACGTGGTCGGCGTGGGAGTGGGTGAGGAGCACCGCGTCGATGTGGGGGATTTTTTCCCGCAGGGCTTGGCGCCGCAGGTCGGGGGAGGTGTCCACCAGGATGTAGCGGCCCGCCGCCTCGATGAGGAGGGAGGCGCGGGTCCGCTTGTCGCGCGGGTCGGTCGACGAACAGACGGGGCAGGTGCACCCCACCATGGGAACGCCGGTGGAGGTGCCGCTGCCGAGTATGGTAATCTTCATGGGGTGAGTCTCCCTGCGAGATGGGCCACGATACCATGAGCGGAAGCGGCCCGGCAAGGGTCTTTGTCCTTGCGTCCGCCGCCGGTTCGGGCTACCATCGGCACCCTGCGGAAGGGATGCGAGCCACCCATGAACATCACCCTGATTACCCCCTATTATCACCCCCCTGTCCGGGGGAATGCCGTTACTGCCAGGCGGATCGAGCGCCAGCTCCGGGCCGCGGGGCACGGGGTGACCGTCCACGCCCTGGACGCCGCGCCCGCCGAGGAGATCCTGAGGCGGATCGCGGCCGATCCGCCGGACCTGATTCACGCCCTGCACGCCTATCTGGGGGGGCGCGTGGCCCGGGAGGCCGGCCGGGCCACGGGCATCCCGTACCTGGTCACCCTGACCGGTTCGGACGTGTATGAGGCGCTGGAGGACGCCCGGCGCCGGGATACCCTGGCGGTCCTGCGCGATGCCGCCGCGGTGGCGGCGTTCCACAAGTGCGTCCGGTGCCGGGTGCTTGATCATCATCCTTCCCTGGCCGAAACGATGGCGGTCATCCCCCAGGGGGTGGAACTGCCCGGGGAAGAGTTCGAGTGGGGGGAAGAGCGGTTCGAGGGGGGCGAGTTCGTCTTCTTCCTGCCGGCCGGACTGCGGCCGGTCAAGAATGCGGCCTTCGCCCTCGGTCCCCTGGCGGAGCTCCACCGGGAGGACCCGCGGGTCCGCTTCCTGCTGGCCGGGCCGATCCTGGACCGGGAGTACGGCGCCGCAACACTGGAGGCCATGGACCGCCATCCCTTTGCCCGCTACCTGGGCGAAGTGGGGCGCGGCGCCATCGGCGCCCTGTTCCACCGGGCCGACGTGGTCATCAACAGCTCGATCTTCGAGGGGGGGATGGCGAACAGCGTCCTGGAGGCCCTGGCCTTCGGCACGCCGGTCCTGGCGTCGTACATCGACGGCAACCGCTCGGTGGTGAAGGAAGGGGCCACCGGTTTCCTGTTCCGGGGCGAGCGGGAATTCCTGGACCGTGCCCGGGACCTGCTCCGCAATCCAGCACTGGGCCGGCGCCTCGGCGAACAGGGACGGGAGCTGGTGCGGGAGCGTTTTTCCCCGGAGCGGGAGACGGAGGCCTACCTGGAGCTCTACCGGCGGATCACCGGCGCGTGAGCGGAACCCGGCGGACGATCGCCGGGTTTTTTTGTGTGCGGAGGCCTAGCCCCGCTCCACGCGGGCCAGGAAGTCCCGCACCATGGGCGCGAAGGTTTCGTGCTCCAGGAGGAAGGCGTCATGGCCGTAGGCCGAGGGGATCAGGTGGTATTCGGCCTCCTTGCCCAGGGCCCGGAGCGTGGTGGCCATCTCCTCGGTCTGGTAGGGGGGGTAGAGCCAGTCGGAGGTGAAGGCGAAGAACTGGATCGGGGCCGCGACGCGGCTGAGCGCGTCCTCCAGCGACTCGTACCCCCAGGCCACGTCGTACATATCCAGGGCCTTGGCCAGGTAGAGGAACGAGTTGGTGTCGAAGCGGTCCACGAAATTGTAGCCGTTGTAGGTGAGGTAGCGTTCCACCTCGAACTGGCCGAAGAAGTCGAACAGGCCGTCCCGGGCCGAGTAGCGGCGGCCGAACTTCTGCCACATGGATTCGTCGGAGAGGAACGTGATGTGGCCGATACCCCGGGCAAGCGCCAGGCCGTCCTTGGGGTTTTTCCGGTACTCCCCCTTTTTCCAGGACGGATCGTTGAAGATGGCCCAGCGGGCCACGGCGTTCAGGGAGATGGCCTGGGGCGACGGACGGCTCGTGGTGGCGAGGGCGATGGCCGAGCGGACCCGGTCCGGGAACTGGGTTGCCCATTCCAGGGCCTGCATCCCGCCCATGCTCCCGCCGAGGACGGTCAGGAGCCGGTCGATGCCCAGGTGGTCCAGCAGCAGGGCCTGGGCCCGTACCATGTCCCGCACGGTGATGACCGGGAAGGAGAGGTTGTAGCGCTTGCCGGTCTTCGGGTTGATGGAGGCGGGGCCGGTTGAGCCGTAGCAGGAACCGATGACGTTGGAGCAGATGACGAACCAGCGGTCGGTGTCCAGGAGCCGGCCCGGGCCGACGATGGCGTCCCACCAGCCCGGCTTGGGGTCGTCTTCGCCGTGCCTGCCCGCCAGATGGGCATTGCCGGTCCAGGCGTGGGCCACCAGGATGGCGTTGGACCGCTCGGCGTTCAGCCGGCCGTAGGTCTCGTAGGCCAGGGTGATGGGCCCCAGTATCCGGCCGCTTTCCAGCCTGAGATCCGTTGCAAAGGTGACGGATTGTTCTTCGACGATGCCGACGGACATGATTCCCCATGGGCGCGTGCGCGCGGCGGCGAAAACGAAAGGCCCCCCCCGGAAACGGGAAGGGGCCTGTACGTGTCGCTGGTCTCAAGCTCCCTCTCATCGCTCCCTTTCGGGCAGGATTTAGCACCTGGCGTCCGCTGCCGGACCGGTTGCTGTGGTTTCACAGGGCCTTTCCCTCCACCACTCTTGATAAGAAGGTCTACTATTCTCTTTTGGTGAAGGATACGGAAGCCCCTGCCGGTTTGTCAACCGGATTTTGCCGCCAAGCTTCCGTATCTGCGTAAACAATGAGCAATTCGTTTGCAAAAGCAAGGACCGTTGGCTATAGTTAACCGCACGCTAAAGCAGCAGCAACGGCGGCCGGGGCCGGGGCCTGTCGGCAGGTGGGCTCCTTGCAATCCCCGTCCCGTGCACTATACTGTTTCCCATTAAGACCGTGGAGGGTCGACTTCATGAGCATTGGCGCACTTGCCGTACTGGTAATGGCCTGCGCACTGGTTGTGCTGGTGGCGTTTCTCATTCCGACGCTGGTGGAGATCAGGAGAACCGCGGCAGAGTTCAGGAACGTCATGGCCCAGGTGGGGCAGGAGTTGAAGCCCCTCACCCAGGAGCTCCAGCAGACCCTTGCCGAGCTGAAGGTCGTCACCGAGGGGGTTGCCGAGCGGGTGGACGACGTGAAGGAATTCATGGAAGCCGTGGGCGACACCGGGCGCAACATCCGGACCATCAATGCCGTCATCGGCAGCGTTGCCCACGCGGCAGCGGCCTCCTCCGCCTGGAGCACCGGCGCCCGGGTGGCCGGAAAGTACCTCATGGAACGACTCATCAAGAAAAGGGGGTAATTCGTATGTCAGAAGAAAGAGGAACGAGCGTCGGAACGGTATTCCTGTCATTCCTGGCCGGAGCCGCGGTGGGGGCGGGCCTGGGGCTTCTGCTCGCACCCAAGACCGGCAGGGAGATGCGCGAAAACATCATGGATCTGACCGATGAGGCCCTCGACAAGATCAAGGGCTTCACGAAAGAGGCCCAGTCCAAGATCAAGGACACCTACGAGGAGACCAAGGACCTCATTACCGAGAAGAAGACCATCATCAGCTCCGCCATCGAGGCGGGGAAGGAAGCCATGGACCGGGAGCGGGAGAAGTTCAAGGAGATGTAGCCACTCCCGGCGCCGCACGAACCAGCCCACCCCGCGTGGGCTTTTTCGTGCGCACTCCGGCAGGGCGGGGGACGCGGATGGAGCAGGGACCAAAGAGTACAATCACCCGCTATCTGGATGCGTTCCGGGCCATGGACACCGACGGGCTCGGGCCGGTCCGCGGCCGGCTGGTGGCCGCGCTCCAGGCGGCGGTGGCCGCCGTGGGCAACTTCGTGGACGACCAGTGCCTGCTGCACGCCTCGGCCCTGACCTATTCCACGCTCCTGTCGATCGTTCCCTTCTTTGCCCTTGCCTTCGCGGTCCTCAAGGGGCTGGGGGTGCAGAACACCCTGGAACCCTTCATTCTCGATCAGGTCGCGGCAGGGTCCCATGAAATCGTCGACCGCATCATTACCTACATCAACAACACCAAGGTCGGCTCCCTGGGCGCCGTGGGCCTGGTGACCCTCGTGGTGTCGGCCGTCACCCTGCTGGGGAACATCGAGGAAACCTTCAACTCCATCTGGGGGGTGCGGGAAACCCGGTCGCTCTACCGGCGGTTCAGCGATTACCTGAGCGTGGTGGTGTTCGGTCCGATCCTGATCTTCGCCGCCATCAGCGTCACCACAACCCTCGAGAGCCAGAAGGCGGTCCTGTGGCTGATCGGTACCGCCTACCTGGGAGACGTGCTGGTGGCGGTTTTCCGGCTGGTCCCCTATCTCAGCATCTGGCTCGCCCTTGTCTTCCTCTACATGCTCATCCCCAATGCCAAGGTGCGCTTCCGCTCGGCCCTGGTGGGCGGGGTCATCGCCGGCACGCTCTGGCAGGCCGCCCAGTGGGGATATATCCACTTTCAGGTGGGGGTGGCCAAATACAATGCCATTTACGGCACCCTCGCCGTGCTGCCGGTCTTCATGATCTGGCTCTATGCGAGTTGGGCGATCGTGCTGTTCGGCGTGGAGGTGGTCTATGCCCATCAGCATCGCCGCACCTTCCGGCGCGAAACCCACATCCCCGACCTGGAGCCCGCGGCGCGCGAGCGCCTGGCCCTGGCCCTGCTGCTGGAGGTGTGCCGGGCTTTTTTTCACGACCGGGCGCCCTGGAACGCCGAACGCCTGGCCGAGCGGCTCGACGTGCCGGAGCGGACCGTGCGGGAAACCCTGGGCATGCTGGTCGCCAAGGGGTGGCTTGCCGAGAGCTGCGGCGGGGAAACCCTCTACCTGCCGGCCCGGGAGCTGGAGCACATGCGGGTCCGGGAGCTGGTCGCGTCGCTCAGGGGCCGGGCCATGCCCCTGGCTGACGGGCGGTTCGACCCGGCGGTGGAGTGGCTGGCAACGAGAATGGAAGGGGCCGTGGCCGCGGAGCTGGGGGATGTGAACTTCAGGACCTGGCCAAGGGGGCCGGGACCGATTAATTATGGCTCATGTCGGCCCGTCAACGGGCGCCGACATTGACAATGCGGGTCTTTTGCCTATATAGTGACGGCAGTCTGCCATCCATTCACAGTGACCCCGCATCCGGGCCGGCGACGCCGGCCGCGATGTTCGCGCGGAATGAACATATATGCAGGATTTTAAACATTTAACGAACAAGAAGCGATTCTCTGCCTCATCCTTCCTCCCGTCGAGGAAGAGCGCCTCCCGCAATGCCTTCAAGAGGCTCGACGAACCACCTCCCCGCAAAAAACGCCTCCGCTTCCTGCTTCCCCTCATTGCCGCGCTCCTGGTAGCCTATCCGGTGCTGTCCCTCCTTCTCTCGGGCCGGCCCGCCGTTTCCAGCGTCCGCGAAGAGGCCCATTCGGGCACGCTGAGCCTCAGGGACCTGGACACCTACGGCGCCTTCCGCGTGGCCGCCGGCGCCTTTCCCACGGCCCGCGCCGAAGGGGGGCGCCTCGTGGCATCCCTTGCCGGCGGAGGCACGGTGGTGTATGCCATCAACGAAGAGGTCCAGGAGCGGGTCAAGGACGTCCTGGCCCGGTTCCAGGTTCCCTACGGGGTTTTCGTGGCAATGGAGCCGCGCAGCGGCCGGATCCTGGCATGGTGGCCCATTCCTCGGTCCTGCCGGGCTGGGAGCAGCAGGCGTTTTACGGCATCTACCCCATGGCGTCGCTGTTCAAGATCATCACCGCCACCGCTGCCCTCGAACAGGGCAAGGTCTCTCCCGACACCGTGATCCCCTTCAGGGGGGGGCTCTATTCGGAGAGTTCCCGCCACTGGAGCGACCTGCCCAAGCGGGGCGCCCAGGAGATGGACCTGACCACTGCCATGGGAAAATCGGTGAACCCGGTCTTCGGCCGGCTCGCCTGCGACGTGGCGGGCCGCGATTCGGTCCTTCGCTGCGCCGAGCGGTTCGGCTTCAACCACGCGCTGCTCCCCGGCACGCCCGTCCTGCCCAGCAAGGCCGAGCACCCCTCCACCGACGACGACCTGCGCCTCATGGGGGCCGGGCTCGGGCGCGAGGTGAAGATATCACCGCTCCATGCGGCGGTGCTGATGGCCACGGTTGCCAACGGCGGCACCATGCTCGCCCCCTCCCTGGCAGACGAGATCCGCGATCCGTCGGGAAAGGTTGCCTATACCCACCAGCCCCGGCCGCTGCGGACCGTGACCACGGCCGAGGTCTCATCGCAGCTCACGCGGATGCTGTCCACCACCGTGACCACCGGCACTTCCCGCCGGGCGTTCCATGACCGCAACGGACGTCCCAAGCTGGCGGACGTCTCCATTGCCGCCAAGACCGGCTCCATCAACGGCACCGACCCCGAGGGACACTACAGTTGGTTCGCCGCCTATGCTCCCACCGACAACCCGCAAATAGCCCTGGCTGCCCTCGTCATCAACCAGGACAAATGGAAGATCAAGGCGTCCTACGTGGGCGAGCAGGCCCTGGAGGCCTTCTTCAAATAGGACGGGCGGCGGCGGTCGCCTGAAATCCGTAGCCAATGATCCGGGTTTTTATGGACTGTCTCAGATGCGGGACCTGCTGCACCGCACCCGACATCAGCACGCTGGGCAAGCCGGTGGGCGTGCGTTGTGCCCATCTGGGCGCGGGGGGGCTGTGCGCCGTCTACGACGAGCGGCCGGCGGTCTGCCGGGGGTACCGTCCCGACGAGATCTGCCTCCGGATTGCGGCGCCGACGCTGGAAGAGCGGGTGAAAAGGTACCGGGAGCTGTTCGGGGTCTAGCGGCGGGGTTACGGTGTTCCGTAGGTCTTCAGCGAAAGGGTGCCGTCGATCCATTCGCCGTAGGTGTAGTGGGTGAGCCAGTCGCCCAGGGAGAGCAGGACCGTGCCGTCGTCGTTGCGATCGATGAACGGCTGGTGGAAATGTCCGGCAACGACCGCGCGGCATCCTTCCCGGAAACGCTCGGCGGCGAAGGCCCGGAGCATGGCGGCGTAGTCCCAGCGGTGCCGGCGCCGGCCATGGTTCTTGCGGCTTTCCCGCGACATGCCCACGGCGATCCGGCAGGCCACGGCGGGCGGAACGATGCGGGTGGCCACCCGCGTCAGGGGGCTGTGGAGAATGAACCGCAGGAGCCGGTAGGGATAGTCCTTCCGGTTGACCTCGTCCCCGTGGCAGAGATAGAACCGTTCCCCCCGGATGTCGACCACGGCGGGGCCCGGGTGGACCGTTGCCCGGAGCGTCTCCGTGAAAAACGGCCCCATGTGGAAATCGTGGTTCCCCTCGAAGTACTCGATCCGGACTCCGCTGTCGACCAGTTCCCGCAGCCGGTCGAGCAGGGGGAGGTAGTGGGTGAAGGGGACCGGATCGTAGCCGATCCAGAACTCGAACAGGTCACCGAGAATGTAGAGGGTGTCGACGTTGCCCCGGAGTCCGGCCAGGAACTCCATGAGCAGCCGGTAGTTTTCGTCCCCCGGTTGCCGCAGGTGGGCGTCGGCGATGAAGATTGCGCGCATGGCGGCACTATAATCGAAAGGCCGCCAAAGGTAAAGGCGCGTTGAGGCGGGCGAGGCGTAAGGTGACCATGGGATTCATGCGAGACATTGAAATACTCTGGGATGATCTTCTGGAGGCGTTCGAAAATCCGGAAACGATGCTGGCCTATTTTCTCGACAGGGAAACGGGCGATATCTTTGCCGTGCCGTCCGATTTCGACGATGACGATTTCTGGCTGGAAATGGAAGAGAGCGAGGACCGTTTCCTCCGCATCCCCGGCTTTGATTACGAGCAGGAGCGGCTGCTGCTCCACGAGTTCATCAGGGGGCTCGACAATGCGAGCCTCAAGGGGATGCTGCTGCGTTCCTTCGAAGGGAAAAAGCCCTACGGCCGGCTGGACGAGATCCTGTCGTTCTATCCCGAGGAATTCGACCGCTACATGGCCATGAAGGAGGAGCTCATCTCCGACCGGGCCCGGCGGTGGCTGGAGGAGAACGATCTCTTCGGCGCCGAAGAGGAGGATTTCTGAGGTGCCGACCTCCGGCGCCCCACAGGAGCAGGCGATGGCTGACAAACAACCGGCGATGAACAGGGTCGTGGCGGCGCTGCTGGCGGGCGGGGCGCTGATCGCCGCAGGCTATGCGATCAGGCATACGGTCTCCTGCTTTCTCCTGTCCTTTGTCACCGCCTATCTCCTGGATCCACTCCTGGTGGCGATGGAGCGC of Geobacter anodireducens contains these proteins:
- the metX gene encoding homoserine O-acetyltransferase (Catalyzes the conversion of acetyl-CoA and L-homoserine to CoA and O-acetyl-L-homoserine), whose translation is MSVGIVEEQSVTFATDLRLESGRILGPITLAYETYGRLNAERSNAILVAHAWTGNAHLAGRHGEDDPKPGWWDAIVGPGRLLDTDRWFVICSNVIGSCYGSTGPASINPKTGKRYNLSFPVITVRDMVRAQALLLDHLGIDRLLTVLGGSMGGMQALEWATQFPDRVRSAIALATTSRPSPQAISLNAVARWAIFNDPSWKKGEYRKNPKDGLALARGIGHITFLSDESMWQKFGRRYSARDGLFDFFGQFEVERYLTYNGYNFVDRFDTNSFLYLAKALDMYDVAWGYESLEDALSRVAAPIQFFAFTSDWLYPPYQTEEMATTLRALGKEAEYHLIPSAYGHDAFLLEHETFAPMVRDFLARVERG
- a CDS encoding UDP-2,3-diacylglucosamine hydrolase, with protein sequence MRAIFIADAHLRQPGDENYRLLMEFLAGLRGNVDTLYILGDLFEFWIGYDPVPFTHYLPLLDRLRELVDSGVRIEYFEGNHDFHMGPFFTETLRATVHPGPAVVDIRGERFYLCHGDEVNRKDYPYRLLRFILHSPLTRVATRIVPPAVACRIAVGMSRESRKNHGRRRHRWDYAAMLRAFAAERFREGCRAVVAGHFHQPFIDRNDDGTVLLSLGDWLTHYTYGEWIDGTLSLKTYGTP
- a CDS encoding glycoside hydrolase, which codes for MNITLITPYYHPPVRGNAVTARRIERQLRAAGHGVTVHALDAAPAEEILRRIAADPPDLIHALHAYLGGRVAREAGRATGIPYLVTLTGSDVYEALEDARRRDTLAVLRDAAAVAAFHKCVRCRVLDHHPSLAETMAVIPQGVELPGEEFEWGEERFEGGEFVFFLPAGLRPVKNAAFALGPLAELHREDPRVRFLLAGPILDREYGAATLEAMDRHPFARYLGEVGRGAIGALFHRADVVINSSIFEGGMANSVLEALAFGTPVLASYIDGNRSVVKEGATGFLFRGEREFLDRARDLLRNPALGRRLGEQGRELVRERFSPERETEAYLELYRRITGA
- a CDS encoding MBL fold metallo-hydrolase, whose translation is MKITILGSGTSTGVPMVGCTCPVCSSTDPRDKRTRASLLIEAAGRYILVDTSPDLRRQALREKIPHIDAVLLTHSHADHVNGIDDLRGFHFIHRRVIPCYGSRETMDAVLRNFSYIFKGMEVSGYAPLLDPHVIHDPFALFGRTIVPIHLHHGAMPATGYRIDGAAYLTDCSRIPESSLALLGGLDLLVIDALRYTPHENHFNIDGALGVVAALRPKRTIFTHLTHEVAYADGIRLPNGVEFAHDGMTVTL